One Syntrophaceae bacterium DNA window includes the following coding sequences:
- the trmFO gene encoding methylenetetrahydrofolate--tRNA-(uracil(54)-C(5))-methyltransferase (FADH(2)-oxidizing) TrmFO, which yields MKIKPIIIIGGGLAGCEAAWQLTKRGHDVTLIDMKPGKLSPAHRSPRLAELVCSNSLRSNDLSSAPGLLKEEMRRLDSLVIASADATSVPAGKALAVDRALFAERVETVLLAQRGIRLVREECTAIPGGAHVIIATGPLTSDPLASAIARLVGQEALYFYDAIAPIVDAASIDRTKVFKASRYGEGEGDYLNCPLDERQYRDFRQAVLEGREIAARPFEDEKYFEGCLPIEILARRGEDTLRYGPMKPVGLVDPRTGREPYAVIQLRQENREGTLFNMVGFQTKLAWPEQQRIFRMIPGLEKAEFLRFGSIHRNTYINSPTLLTDTLQLRACPDLFFAGQITGVEGYVESAATGLLAGLFLHWIRIGAPFSIPPRTTALGALLRHVSRAEGKHFEPMNVNFGLFEPLAGKIRKRLRGAAYADRALSDLARWLRESSP from the coding sequence ATGAAGATCAAACCCATCATCATCATCGGCGGCGGGCTGGCCGGCTGCGAGGCGGCCTGGCAGTTGACGAAGCGCGGCCATGACGTCACGCTCATCGACATGAAGCCCGGCAAGCTCTCTCCCGCTCACCGCTCCCCGCGTCTGGCCGAGCTCGTCTGCAGCAACTCCCTGAGGTCCAACGACCTCTCGAGCGCCCCGGGCCTTCTCAAGGAGGAGATGCGCAGGCTCGACTCCCTCGTCATCGCCTCGGCCGACGCCACGTCGGTGCCCGCGGGCAAGGCCCTGGCCGTCGACCGGGCCTTGTTTGCGGAGCGGGTCGAGACGGTCCTGCTTGCGCAGAGGGGCATTCGTCTGGTTCGCGAGGAATGCACGGCGATCCCCGGGGGGGCGCACGTGATCATCGCCACGGGCCCCCTCACCTCGGATCCCCTCGCCTCGGCCATCGCGCGGCTCGTCGGCCAGGAAGCCCTGTATTTCTATGACGCCATCGCCCCCATCGTGGACGCCGCCTCCATCGACCGCACGAAGGTCTTCAAAGCCTCACGCTACGGTGAGGGCGAGGGGGACTATCTCAACTGCCCCCTCGACGAACGGCAGTACCGCGACTTCAGACAGGCCGTCCTCGAGGGACGGGAGATCGCGGCGCGGCCCTTCGAGGACGAAAAGTATTTCGAAGGCTGCCTGCCCATCGAGATTCTGGCCCGCCGCGGGGAGGACACCCTGCGGTACGGGCCGATGAAGCCCGTGGGTCTCGTCGACCCCCGCACGGGCAGGGAACCCTATGCCGTGATCCAGCTGCGGCAGGAAAACCGCGAGGGGACACTGTTCAACATGGTGGGGTTCCAGACCAAGCTCGCCTGGCCGGAGCAGCAGCGCATCTTCCGGATGATCCCGGGGCTCGAAAAGGCCGAGTTCCTCCGCTTCGGCAGCATCCACCGCAACACCTACATCAATTCGCCCACGCTGCTGACGGACACCCTGCAGCTGCGTGCCTGCCCCGACCTGTTCTTCGCCGGGCAGATCACCGGCGTCGAAGGGTACGTCGAGTCGGCGGCCACGGGGCTCCTGGCGGGACTCTTCCTGCACTGGATCCGGATCGGCGCCCCTTTTTCCATCCCCCCGCGGACGACCGCCCTGGGCGCGCTGCTGCGGCACGTCAGCCGCGCCGAAGGGAAGCACTTTGAGCCGATGAACGTGAATTTCGGGCTCTTCGAGCCCCTGGCCGGGAAAATCAGGAAACGCCTTCGCGGGGCGGCTTACGCCGATCGCGCCCTCTCGGACCTTGCGCGCTGGCTCAGGGAGTCTTCCCCCTGA
- a CDS encoding glycosyltransferase has product MSHHARKSAPEALVIMARYPEAGAVKRRLARDLGSGRTLAVYRAFLDDLEAKFGSQQRPLLWFFTPPESPFGALFGGKADCRGQSGKSLQERLRSAFGALFGEGYRRVAAMGADCPHMPPEQVEAAFEGLRHHDVVLVPADDGGYNLIGLRCPADLFTGVALGTGRALRETVDRARSLGLSCFCLPPSFDVDTIDDLGRLQEFLSQTDDPLPRTREALSRIFGDGRQGKRGPSGLRGKTP; this is encoded by the coding sequence ATGAGCCATCACGCCCGCAAATCGGCCCCCGAGGCTCTCGTCATCATGGCTCGCTACCCGGAGGCGGGGGCCGTCAAGCGGCGGCTCGCAAGGGACCTCGGATCCGGTCGGACCCTTGCCGTCTACAGGGCCTTCCTCGATGACCTGGAGGCCAAGTTCGGCTCGCAGCAGCGGCCCCTGCTGTGGTTTTTCACGCCGCCGGAAAGCCCCTTTGGGGCCCTGTTCGGGGGAAAGGCCGACTGCCGGGGGCAGTCAGGAAAGAGCCTGCAGGAAAGGCTGCGAAGTGCCTTCGGCGCGCTGTTTGGGGAAGGGTACCGGCGGGTGGCCGCGATGGGAGCCGACTGCCCCCACATGCCGCCGGAGCAGGTAGAGGCCGCATTCGAGGGGCTCCGGCATCACGACGTCGTCCTTGTGCCCGCAGACGACGGGGGCTACAACCTGATCGGGCTCCGCTGCCCCGCGGACCTCTTCACCGGGGTTGCGCTGGGTACCGGCAGGGCGCTGCGCGAGACCGTCGACCGGGCCCGCTCCCTCGGGCTGTCCTGCTTTTGCCTGCCGCCGTCCTTCGACGTCGACACGATCGACGACCTAGGACGTCTCCAGGAGTTCCTGTCGCAAACGGACGATCCGCTGCCCCGCACCCGCGAGGCCCTGTCTAGGATCTTCGGGGACGGGCGGCAGGGGAAACGCGGGCCAAGCGGGCTCAGGGGGAAGACTCCCTGA
- a CDS encoding ferredoxin produces the protein MRVIIKKELCIGCEICVNTCPEVFLEWGLHMRPVFEVREPDRHGALVRQAAEACPARAIAVTESGFCAESPGG, from the coding sequence ATGAGGGTCATCATCAAAAAGGAACTGTGCATCGGCTGCGAGATCTGCGTGAACACCTGCCCGGAGGTGTTCCTGGAGTGGGGCCTGCACATGCGGCCGGTCTTCGAGGTCAGGGAGCCGGACCGTCACGGGGCCCTCGTTCGGCAAGCCGCCGAGGCCTGCCCGGCCCGCGCCATCGCCGTCACCGAAAGCGGCTTTTGTGCAGAGAGCCCGGGGGGATGA
- a CDS encoding response regulator transcription factor, translated as MIRILIADDHPIVRQGFKQVLSETADLLVADEAGSGQEVLSLVSKKDYDVILLDISMPGKNGLEVLKELRLTNPKIPVLILSIYPEEQYAIRALKAGAAGYLTKASAPDELISAIRKVSRGGKYISSSLAEKLAYELDGETEKAPHETLSDREYQILLMIASGKTVSSIADEMCLSVKTVSTYRSRILDKMKLKNNAELTTYAIRNKLVE; from the coding sequence ATGATCCGGATTCTCATCGCCGATGACCACCCGATCGTGAGGCAGGGCTTCAAGCAGGTCCTGTCCGAGACGGCGGACCTCCTGGTGGCCGACGAGGCGGGAAGCGGCCAGGAAGTGCTCAGTCTCGTGTCGAAAAAGGACTACGACGTCATCCTGCTGGACATCTCCATGCCCGGCAAGAACGGGCTCGAGGTGCTCAAGGAGCTGAGGCTCACGAACCCGAAAATCCCCGTGCTGATCCTGAGCATCTACCCCGAGGAGCAGTACGCCATCCGGGCACTCAAGGCCGGGGCCGCAGGCTACCTCACGAAAGCCAGCGCGCCCGATGAGCTGATCTCGGCCATCCGCAAGGTTTCGCGCGGCGGGAAGTACATCAGCTCCTCGCTGGCGGAGAAGCTCGCCTATGAACTCGACGGGGAGACCGAGAAGGCCCCCCACGAGACCCTCTCCGACCGGGAGTACCAGATCCTGCTCATGATCGCCTCCGGCAAGACCGTATCGAGCATCGCCGATGAGATGTGCCTCAGCGTCAAGACGGTGAGCACCTACCGCTCGCGGATCCTGGACAAGATGAAGCTCAAGAACAACGCCGAGCTGACGACGTACGCGATACGCAACAAGCTGGTGGAGTGA
- a CDS encoding PAS domain S-box protein encodes MAFEHLTKEELLRKMEALRLEVMEYEKAENEKLYEDKLYRSLAVTAEAGVYIIKDGRFRFVNQFTASRLGCKPTELIGQRAADFIHPEDRDAVAKKARDMLRGKRTQPYEFRTVGRDGRVHWILESVTPIDFGAGRAVLGQSMDVTRQVEARERLARLEALEASILESIPHAVIGLKNRQIIFANDGVEKVFGWKREEVIGKSTRIFYRTKREWAVGADNLYRSLETQRTFTAEVKRKKKDGTPIICRLTASRIGPALVDKQVVITYEDITDQKAAEDVYMSMAENSQVGVYVVHDGTFLYINPIGAGYAGYRAEELIGASSMKLVHPDDRVLVAKRARAMLRGRKRTPNVFRIITKDGHVRWIMETVTPIRFQGKRAILGNSMDITEQKEAQSKLAELEALEASILESIPHAVVGMRDRKIFFANDGVEKVFGWKPRELIGQGKRILFRSEAEFEVIAQLLYSTLQRRRTFAVEYPCRKKDGTEIECMISAARIGERLEHESVVITFENITYRKQFEKELERSRARLRDLSMHLQTAREKERTRIARELHDELGQLLTALNTGISLLKKKIPPEQEHLHERTKSMKELIDLTMQTVKRIYMDLRPGMLDHLGLPVAIDWQCQEFQKRTGIRCCCTVEPEELEPNKDASITVFRILQEALTNVAKHSKATRVQVTLRGLEDDLELVVEDNGRGIREEELRKPKSFGLLGIRERVEFRGGEVRITGKKGRGTTVTVRLPNWRGGEA; translated from the coding sequence ATGGCCTTCGAGCACCTGACAAAAGAAGAACTCCTCCGGAAGATGGAGGCCCTCCGCCTGGAGGTGATGGAGTACGAGAAGGCGGAGAACGAAAAACTCTACGAGGACAAGCTCTACCGATCGCTGGCGGTCACCGCCGAGGCGGGCGTCTACATCATCAAGGACGGGAGATTCCGTTTCGTCAACCAGTTCACGGCATCCCGGCTGGGCTGCAAGCCCACGGAACTCATCGGGCAGAGGGCCGCCGACTTCATCCATCCCGAGGACCGCGACGCGGTTGCGAAGAAGGCGCGGGACATGCTCCGGGGCAAGCGCACGCAGCCCTACGAGTTCCGGACCGTCGGGCGGGACGGCCGCGTGCACTGGATCCTGGAGTCGGTCACCCCGATCGATTTCGGCGCAGGCCGCGCCGTGCTCGGGCAGTCGATGGACGTGACACGGCAGGTCGAGGCGCGGGAGCGCCTCGCGAGGCTCGAGGCCCTCGAGGCGTCGATCCTCGAGTCCATCCCCCATGCGGTGATCGGCCTGAAGAACCGGCAGATCATCTTCGCCAATGACGGCGTCGAGAAAGTCTTCGGCTGGAAGCGCGAGGAGGTCATCGGGAAGAGCACCCGGATTTTCTACCGAACGAAGCGGGAGTGGGCCGTCGGCGCGGACAACCTCTACCGCTCCCTGGAGACGCAGCGGACGTTCACGGCCGAGGTCAAGCGCAAGAAAAAGGACGGCACGCCGATCATCTGCCGCCTCACGGCGTCGCGCATCGGACCGGCACTCGTCGACAAGCAGGTCGTCATCACCTACGAGGACATCACGGACCAGAAGGCGGCCGAGGACGTTTACATGTCCATGGCCGAAAACTCCCAGGTCGGGGTGTACGTGGTGCACGACGGGACGTTCCTCTACATCAACCCCATCGGGGCTGGCTATGCGGGTTACCGCGCCGAGGAGCTGATCGGGGCGAGTTCCATGAAGCTCGTTCACCCCGACGACAGGGTGCTGGTTGCCAAGAGGGCCAGGGCGATGCTGCGGGGGCGGAAACGGACGCCCAACGTCTTCCGGATTATCACGAAGGATGGCCATGTGCGGTGGATCATGGAGACGGTGACGCCGATCCGATTCCAGGGGAAAAGGGCCATCCTCGGCAACTCGATGGACATCACGGAGCAGAAGGAGGCGCAGAGCAAGCTCGCCGAGCTCGAAGCCCTGGAGGCCTCGATCCTCGAGTCGATCCCGCACGCCGTGGTCGGGATGCGGGACCGGAAGATCTTCTTCGCCAACGACGGCGTCGAGAAGGTCTTCGGCTGGAAGCCCCGGGAGCTGATCGGGCAGGGGAAAAGGATCCTGTTCCGCTCGGAGGCGGAATTCGAGGTGATCGCCCAGCTGCTCTACTCCACTCTGCAGAGGCGGAGGACGTTCGCCGTCGAGTACCCCTGCCGCAAAAAGGACGGCACGGAGATCGAGTGCATGATCAGCGCGGCCCGGATCGGGGAGAGGCTGGAACACGAAAGCGTCGTGATCACTTTCGAGAACATCACGTACCGCAAGCAGTTCGAGAAGGAGCTCGAGCGCTCGAGGGCCCGGCTGCGCGATCTCTCCATGCACCTCCAGACGGCCCGGGAAAAAGAGAGGACGCGGATCGCGCGGGAGCTCCACGACGAGCTTGGCCAGCTCCTGACGGCCCTCAACACGGGGATCAGCCTGCTCAAGAAGAAAATACCGCCGGAACAGGAACACCTGCACGAGCGGACGAAGTCGATGAAGGAACTCATCGACCTGACCATGCAGACCGTCAAGAGGATCTACATGGACCTGCGGCCCGGGATGCTCGACCACCTGGGGCTGCCCGTGGCAATCGACTGGCAGTGCCAGGAATTCCAGAAGCGCACGGGCATCCGGTGCTGCTGCACCGTGGAACCTGAGGAGCTGGAGCCCAACAAGGATGCCTCGATCACCGTGTTCCGGATTCTCCAAGAGGCGCTCACGAATGTGGCGAAGCATTCGAAGGCGACCCGGGTGCAGGTGACCCTGAGGGGACTGGAGGACGACCTGGAGCTCGTCGTGGAAGACAACGGCAGGGGGATTCGCGAGGAAGAACTCCGAAAGCCGAAGTCTTTCGGGCTGCTCGGCATCCGGGAGCGCGTCGAGTTCCGGGGCGGCGAGGTGCGGATCACAGGCAAGAAGGGCAGGGGCACGACGGTGACGGTCCGGCTGCCCAACTGGAGAGGAGGCGAGGCATGA
- a CDS encoding type III pantothenate kinase — translation MLLAIDVGNSNTVLGLFDGDKLLYDWRIRTVANHTVDEYGMLIVNLYKTVKTSAKPVNLTGIIISCVVPPMLNILEPLCQKYFHLKPLIVEPGIKTGMPIFYDNPKEVGADRIVNAVAAYEKHKTELIVVDFGTATTFDYVSKKGEYMGGCIAPGIAISSDALFDKASKLPRVELKRPRTIIAKDTISSMQAGIMFGYAGLVDGIVERMRAEVRSNPKVIATGGLAKIIAPETKSIDVVDEYLTLDGLRIIFERNR, via the coding sequence ATGCTTCTGGCCATCGACGTGGGAAACAGCAACACCGTCCTGGGACTCTTCGACGGGGATAAACTCCTGTACGACTGGCGCATCCGGACCGTCGCCAACCACACGGTGGACGAGTACGGCATGCTGATCGTGAATCTCTACAAAACCGTCAAAACCAGCGCGAAACCCGTGAACCTGACCGGCATCATCATCTCCTGCGTCGTGCCGCCCATGCTCAACATCCTCGAGCCCCTGTGCCAGAAGTACTTCCACCTCAAGCCCCTCATCGTGGAGCCCGGCATCAAGACGGGCATGCCCATCTTCTACGACAACCCGAAAGAGGTCGGCGCCGACCGGATCGTCAATGCCGTGGCGGCGTACGAGAAGCACAAAACGGAGCTGATCGTCGTGGATTTCGGCACCGCCACGACCTTCGATTACGTCTCGAAGAAAGGCGAATACATGGGCGGCTGCATCGCCCCGGGCATCGCCATCTCGAGCGACGCGCTGTTCGACAAGGCTTCCAAGCTGCCCCGCGTGGAGCTCAAACGGCCCCGGACGATCATCGCGAAGGACACGATCAGCAGCATGCAGGCCGGGATCATGTTCGGCTACGCGGGACTCGTCGACGGCATCGTCGAGCGGATGAGGGCGGAGGTCCGATCGAACCCGAAAGTCATCGCCACGGGGGGACTGGCCAAGATCATCGCCCCGGAGACGAAGAGCATCGATGTCGTCGACGAGTATCTCACCCTCGACGGGCTGCGCATTATCTTCGAGAGGAACCGGTAG
- a CDS encoding biotin--[acetyl-CoA-carboxylase] ligase has translation MDFNVEELRRFFLTKIIGRRIEFHEEVGSTNTEAMRLALEGAPEGTVVLADAQSEGRGRLDRTWESPPSGNLYLSVVLRPDIPAARASLIPLTAGVAAADTLSQYCPGRVRLKWPNDVLIGGKKICGILTEMRTRGDRVHFLIVGIGVNLNMRPLDLPRELRETATSLRIETGGEIDRLDFAVRLFESLERWYRVFLGGGGEAIRERWLQCADLVGKRVEVVHGKTTERGTVVGLDPAGALLLEGETGVQQVLAGDIYIERL, from the coding sequence ATGGACTTCAACGTCGAAGAACTCAGACGGTTTTTCCTCACGAAGATCATCGGCCGGCGGATCGAGTTTCACGAGGAAGTCGGCTCGACGAACACCGAGGCCATGCGCCTGGCCCTGGAGGGAGCGCCTGAGGGGACCGTCGTCCTGGCCGACGCGCAGTCCGAAGGCCGGGGACGGCTGGACCGGACGTGGGAATCACCGCCCTCGGGGAACCTCTACCTCTCCGTCGTGCTGCGGCCCGACATCCCCGCCGCCCGGGCATCGCTCATCCCCCTGACGGCCGGTGTTGCAGCGGCCGACACGCTGTCTCAGTACTGCCCCGGCCGGGTGAGGCTCAAGTGGCCCAACGATGTCCTCATCGGCGGGAAGAAGATCTGCGGCATCCTGACGGAGATGCGCACGAGAGGGGACCGCGTCCATTTCCTCATCGTGGGGATCGGCGTGAACCTCAACATGCGCCCGCTCGATCTTCCGCGGGAACTCCGCGAGACGGCCACGTCCCTGCGGATCGAGACCGGCGGGGAGATCGACCGGCTCGACTTCGCCGTCCGCCTGTTCGAGAGCCTGGAGCGCTGGTACCGGGTATTCCTCGGCGGCGGCGGCGAGGCCATCCGTGAGCGATGGCTGCAGTGCGCCGACCTCGTCGGCAAACGCGTGGAGGTCGTGCACGGCAAAACGACCGAACGGGGGACCGTCGTGGGGCTCGACCCCGCCGGGGCCCTCTTGCTGGAAGGGGAAACCGGCGTGCAGCAGGTGCTCGCCGGTGATATCTATATCGAGAGGTTGTGA
- the nadC gene encoding carboxylating nicotinate-nucleotide diphosphorylase, with protein MVAVREIIRRALEEDIRSGDVTTACALAGSEKGTAQALAKEDLVVAGLEVFREVFRVRDAGIVFRSAVRDGDLVRRGTVLATLGGPLASILTAERVALNLFQRMCGIATLTRRFADAVAGTKAVILDTRKTMPGLRVLDKYSVRVGGGRNHRYGLYDGVLIKDNHIVAAGGIGPAVRRVREGAPLLVRVEVEVKTLAEVRQALAAGADVIMLDNMPVDAMRKAVALIGGRALVEASGNVTLDNVRTIASTGVDCISSGALTHSARAADISLKVKRKP; from the coding sequence ATGGTGGCCGTCAGGGAGATCATCCGCCGGGCCCTCGAGGAGGACATCCGCTCGGGGGACGTGACGACGGCCTGCGCGCTGGCCGGGTCAGAGAAAGGGACGGCGCAGGCCCTGGCCAAGGAGGACCTCGTCGTGGCCGGCCTCGAGGTGTTCCGGGAGGTCTTCCGCGTGCGCGATGCGGGGATCGTTTTCCGGTCTGCGGTCAGGGACGGGGACCTGGTCCGGCGCGGGACGGTCCTGGCGACGCTGGGGGGTCCGCTCGCGAGCATCCTGACGGCCGAGCGGGTCGCCCTGAACCTGTTCCAGCGGATGTGCGGCATCGCCACCCTGACAAGGCGGTTTGCCGACGCCGTCGCGGGCACGAAGGCCGTGATCCTCGACACGCGAAAGACCATGCCCGGCCTGCGCGTGCTCGACAAGTACAGCGTCAGGGTCGGCGGGGGCCGCAATCACCGCTACGGGCTCTACGACGGGGTCCTCATCAAGGACAACCACATCGTGGCAGCCGGCGGCATCGGGCCCGCGGTCCGCCGGGTCCGCGAAGGAGCCCCCCTGCTGGTGAGGGTCGAGGTGGAGGTGAAGACCCTCGCCGAGGTCCGGCAGGCGCTGGCGGCGGGCGCGGACGTGATCATGCTCGACAACATGCCCGTCGACGCCATGCGGAAGGCCGTTGCCCTCATCGGCGGCAGGGCGCTGGTCGAGGCCTCGGGGAACGTGACCCTCGACAACGTCAGAACGATCGCCTCCACGGGGGTCGACTGCATCTCCTCCGGGGCGCTGACCCACTCGGCTCGGGCCGCCGATATCTCCCTGAAGGTCAAGAGAAAGCCCTGA
- a CDS encoding valine--tRNA ligase, giving the protein MDANALPKTYESKDVEAKWYEFWLKNRYFHAEDVSDRKPFCIVIPPPNVTGMLHMGHALNNTLQDIMTRYRRMQGYNALWMPGTDHAGIATQNVVEQELAKQGMTRHDLGREKFIERVWQWKEKYGGVILHQLQRLGCSCDWERERFTMDEGLSRAVREVFVRLWHDGLIYKGDYIVNWCPRCHTAISDLEVEFEQEKSNLWHIRYPFADGTGEISVATTRPETMLGDTAVAVNPNDPRYKDVIGKMVILPLVNKEIPIIADDYVTMDFGSGAVKITPACDAADFAIAGRHNLEIIKIMDGNAVINENGGPYRGQDRYEARRNIVKDLEKGGYLIRIEDYTHNIGRCYRCKTDVEPAVSAQYFVKVAPLAKEAIAAVVRGDTRLIPSMWDATYFEWMNNIRDWCISRQIWWGHRIPLWTCEGCGEVIVQTDDPTACPKCKGKELTQEEDVLDTWFSSALWPFTTLGWPDDKPALKTFYPTSLLITGFDILFFWVARMMMMGLYIMKDVPFKDVYLHALVRDLHGEKMSKSKGNIIDPLEMIDKFGADAFRFTLAAFTAQGRDIRMSEQRIEGYKHFVNKIWNAARLCLMNLEGYPDGPVTPAREDYSLADRWIRARLNDAIADVTQSLDEYRFNDAAGHLYRFIWQEFCDWYLELIKPVLYGKDNPKARLAAQETMITVLRSALELLHPFMPFVTEEIWQKIARGGSPSIMVAPFPTVDERFRDEAAERDMGLLMEIVGAIRNIKGEKGISPSKRLRAVVTTEDKSLLPLLESGTGYVVNLARLESLSIVSAGQEPKDAATGVAGPVKVFVILEGQLDKSGERARLEKEIAKVEKELAQVNRKLENPDFWQKAAQAVIDKEEARARALNERYDILQEALKKL; this is encoded by the coding sequence ATGGACGCGAATGCGCTGCCCAAGACCTACGAGTCAAAGGACGTTGAAGCGAAGTGGTACGAGTTCTGGCTCAAGAACCGCTATTTCCACGCGGAGGATGTCAGTGACCGAAAGCCCTTCTGCATCGTCATCCCGCCCCCCAACGTGACGGGGATGCTCCACATGGGGCATGCCCTGAACAACACCCTGCAGGACATCATGACGCGCTACCGGCGCATGCAGGGCTACAACGCCCTCTGGATGCCGGGCACGGACCACGCCGGGATCGCGACGCAGAACGTCGTGGAGCAGGAGCTGGCCAAGCAGGGAATGACACGGCACGACCTCGGGCGGGAGAAGTTCATCGAGCGCGTCTGGCAGTGGAAGGAGAAGTACGGCGGCGTCATCCTGCATCAGCTCCAGCGGCTGGGCTGCTCCTGCGACTGGGAGCGCGAGCGCTTCACCATGGACGAGGGGCTCTCCCGTGCGGTCCGCGAGGTCTTCGTGCGCCTCTGGCACGACGGGCTCATCTACAAGGGCGACTACATCGTCAACTGGTGCCCCCGCTGCCACACGGCCATCTCGGATCTCGAGGTGGAGTTCGAGCAGGAGAAGAGCAACCTCTGGCACATCCGCTACCCCTTCGCCGACGGCACGGGGGAGATCAGCGTGGCCACCACGAGGCCCGAGACGATGCTGGGCGACACGGCCGTGGCCGTCAACCCCAACGACCCGCGCTACAAGGACGTCATCGGGAAAATGGTGATCCTTCCTCTCGTGAACAAGGAGATCCCCATCATCGCCGACGACTACGTGACCATGGACTTCGGCTCGGGGGCCGTGAAGATCACCCCGGCCTGCGACGCGGCGGACTTCGCCATCGCCGGGCGCCATAACCTCGAGATCATCAAGATCATGGACGGCAACGCCGTGATCAACGAAAACGGCGGCCCCTACAGGGGGCAGGACCGCTACGAGGCGCGCCGCAACATCGTGAAAGACCTCGAGAAGGGCGGCTATCTCATCCGGATCGAGGACTACACGCACAATATCGGCCGGTGCTACCGCTGCAAGACCGATGTCGAGCCCGCCGTCTCGGCGCAGTACTTCGTCAAGGTCGCGCCCCTGGCCAAGGAGGCCATCGCGGCCGTCGTCAGGGGCGACACGAGGCTCATCCCCTCCATGTGGGATGCGACCTACTTCGAGTGGATGAACAACATCCGCGACTGGTGCATCTCGCGCCAGATCTGGTGGGGCCACCGCATCCCCCTGTGGACCTGCGAGGGCTGCGGCGAGGTGATCGTGCAGACCGACGACCCGACGGCGTGCCCGAAATGCAAGGGGAAGGAACTGACGCAGGAGGAGGACGTCCTGGACACGTGGTTCAGCTCGGCGCTCTGGCCCTTCACGACGCTGGGCTGGCCCGACGACAAGCCTGCCCTCAAGACCTTCTATCCCACGAGCCTGCTCATCACCGGCTTCGACATCCTGTTCTTCTGGGTGGCCCGCATGATGATGATGGGCCTCTACATCATGAAGGACGTGCCCTTCAAGGATGTCTACCTGCACGCGCTGGTGCGAGACCTGCACGGCGAAAAGATGAGCAAGTCAAAGGGCAACATCATCGACCCCCTGGAGATGATCGACAAGTTCGGCGCCGACGCCTTCCGGTTCACCCTGGCCGCCTTCACCGCGCAGGGCCGCGACATCCGCATGTCCGAGCAGCGCATCGAGGGATACAAGCACTTCGTCAACAAGATCTGGAACGCCGCGCGGCTGTGCCTGATGAACCTCGAGGGCTACCCGGACGGGCCCGTCACGCCGGCCCGGGAGGATTACTCGCTTGCGGACCGCTGGATCCGGGCCCGGCTCAACGACGCGATCGCCGACGTGACGCAGAGCCTCGACGAGTACCGCTTCAACGACGCCGCGGGCCACCTGTACCGGTTCATCTGGCAGGAGTTCTGCGACTGGTACCTGGAGCTCATCAAGCCCGTCCTCTACGGCAAGGACAACCCGAAGGCAAGGCTCGCGGCGCAGGAGACGATGATCACCGTGCTGCGCTCCGCCCTGGAGCTCCTGCACCCCTTTATGCCCTTCGTGACGGAGGAGATCTGGCAGAAGATCGCAAGGGGCGGCAGCCCCTCCATCATGGTGGCGCCCTTCCCCACGGTGGACGAGCGGTTCAGGGACGAGGCCGCGGAGCGGGACATGGGGCTCCTGATGGAGATCGTGGGCGCGATCCGCAACATCAAGGGCGAGAAAGGGATTTCCCCCTCGAAGAGGCTCAGGGCCGTGGTGACGACGGAGGACAAGTCACTCCTGCCGCTTCTCGAGTCCGGCACGGGCTATGTCGTAAACCTGGCACGCCTCGAGAGCCTCTCCATCGTGTCCGCGGGGCAGGAGCCGAAGGATGCGGCCACGGGGGTGGCGGGTCCCGTGAAGGTCTTCGTCATCCTGGAAGGGCAGCTGGACAAGAGCGGCGAGAGGGCGCGCCTCGAAAAGGAGATCGCCAAGGTCGAGAAGGAGCTCGCCCAGGTGAACCGGAAGCTCGAGAACCCCGACTTCTGGCAGAAGGCGGCCCAGGCCGTCATCGACAAGGAAGAGGCGAGGGCAAGGGCGCTCAACGAGAGGTATGACATCCTGCAGGAGGCCCTCAAGAAGTTGTAA